The Paenibacillus uliginis N3/975 genome has a window encoding:
- a CDS encoding ABC transporter permease gives MLTKISKAPKTPKLRTSSFTQSPYFVYVLVAPLFLVLLAYVVYPLFQTFIQSIQVEDKFSVANYSRFFSLEHTSNLEALWTSIYISVLSVITCAIVGVAMAFLLERYEFPGRKILAVLVLVPMALPPLVGVLSFTFLYGESGIIPRALKELLHLDQVPFSLKGIWGVLVVHTFTMYTYFYMTASSAIRSLDPSLEEAAASLGAGRLYIWRRIILPMLTPALVASSLLVFMIAMASYTAPLIFGIERTMTMQIYLSRTNGNLDMAAAQSTILSVVSILFLLVMRWYQGRRNYQNMSKGISVHRTEVKSAVGKYVAMILSIIGVIVLLLPIFVLVLISLSTDGTWTTQILPPEYTLEHYVKLFTDSKTWRPIANSFQMSFVATIGNVIFGVAAAYAMIRLKFKGKTLLDVLIMLPWALPGTVVAVNLIAAFSEPTIFSFNQVLIGSFWILPLAYFVRHLPLVFRSTSATLVQMDASVEEAARNLGASWWYSFRRVVFPMALSGILAGTLLAFVQGIGEFVSSILLFTAKSTPLSVEIFQRMYSFEFGTACAYGVLQITLIIIVLFISRKITGDSTAV, from the coding sequence TTAACCAAAATATCCAAAGCACCCAAAACACCTAAGCTTAGAACAAGTTCATTCACGCAATCGCCCTATTTTGTCTATGTCTTGGTAGCACCGCTGTTTCTAGTGCTCTTGGCTTACGTCGTATATCCGTTGTTCCAAACGTTCATCCAAAGTATCCAGGTAGAGGACAAATTTTCGGTCGCCAACTACTCCCGGTTTTTTAGCTTGGAGCATACGTCCAATCTGGAGGCACTCTGGACCAGCATTTATATTTCTGTCTTAAGCGTAATCACCTGTGCGATCGTTGGTGTTGCGATGGCCTTCCTGTTGGAGCGCTACGAGTTCCCCGGCCGGAAAATACTGGCCGTCCTCGTCCTCGTTCCGATGGCATTGCCGCCGCTTGTCGGTGTATTGTCGTTTACGTTTTTGTACGGCGAAAGCGGCATTATCCCGAGAGCACTGAAAGAGCTGCTTCATCTCGATCAGGTGCCGTTTTCCTTGAAGGGCATTTGGGGTGTGCTCGTAGTACATACCTTCACGATGTACACGTACTTTTATATGACGGCTTCCTCTGCGATCCGTAGTCTCGATCCGTCCTTGGAGGAGGCGGCAGCGAGTCTTGGCGCAGGACGACTCTATATATGGCGGCGTATCATTTTGCCAATGCTGACACCGGCGCTGGTCGCATCGTCGCTGCTCGTCTTCATGATCGCGATGGCTTCCTATACGGCTCCGCTCATCTTTGGCATCGAGCGGACGATGACGATGCAGATTTATTTGTCCCGGACGAACGGCAATCTGGATATGGCTGCGGCGCAGTCCACGATCTTGTCCGTCGTTTCGATTTTGTTCCTGCTTGTGATGCGCTGGTATCAAGGGCGGCGCAATTATCAGAACATGAGTAAAGGGATCAGCGTCCATCGCACGGAAGTGAAAAGCGCCGTAGGCAAGTACGTCGCGATGATCCTGTCTATCATTGGCGTAATCGTTCTGCTGCTTCCTATTTTCGTGCTCGTTCTCATTTCACTTTCGACGGACGGCACGTGGACGACGCAAATCCTTCCGCCAGAATACACGCTTGAGCATTACGTGAAGCTGTTTACCGACAGCAAAACGTGGCGACCAATTGCAAACAGCTTCCAGATGAGCTTCGTGGCGACAATCGGCAATGTCATCTTCGGCGTCGCTGCCGCGTATGCCATGATTCGCTTGAAATTTAAAGGAAAGACGCTGCTTGACGTGCTCATCATGCTTCCATGGGCTCTGCCGGGAACCGTTGTTGCGGTTAACCTGATTGCCGCCTTCAGCGAGCCTACTATATTCAGCTTCAACCAAGTGCTGATCGGCAGCTTCTGGATTCTTCCTTTGGCGTATTTTGTCCGGCATTTACCACTTGTGTTCCGATCCACTTCGGCGACACTGGTTCAGATGGATGCATCGGTCGAGGAGGCAGCTCGCAACTTGGGCGCATCCTGGTGGTACAGCTTCAGGCGGGTTGTGTTTCCAATGGCGCTAAGCGGCATTCTAGCGGGGACGCTGCTCGCGTTCGTGCAGGGCATCGGAGAATTCGTATCATCCATCCTGCTCTTCACCGCAAAGAGTACGCCGCTTTCCGTCGAGATTTTCCAGCGGATGTATTCATTTGAGTTCGGTACAGCTTGTGCGTACGGTGTGCTGCAAATTACCCTGATCATCATCGTGCTCTTCATTTCGCGAAAAATAACGGGCGACAGCACGGCCGTGTAA